The following coding sequences are from one Fusobacterium simiae window:
- a CDS encoding low temperature requirement protein A: protein MEIMEKKVSMTELFYDLIFVVAISKMTHVLHHLDNGVIEPLSYFKYLIIVISWINVWMIQAVFNNRYGDDDTIDQLFLYFDVFLLVYLLNSTSENFREVFFNYNLLIVIITFSQIAQYIRQFFKRKEEAHTSLVMSFVYIFLIKIIFIGIGIIIPYEIGLPLVVIGTLLSWLLPLAFIKPMKKYPVNFPNLVERMTLLIIIAFGETITGMIPYFKTSSLITTFLIFSSVVSLFYFYKMYFDNIINTDNPSSTGTGLIYLHYLILIGIEGLTVTIEFINEPNLIVNNVFLVSFLYAGLFVFYSGILLHYQYNKETHRFNKHCIIQHYIILLIGFLISLYFKDNHFLILITVTVINVFAALNIWKFVRNK, encoded by the coding sequence ATGGAAATTATGGAAAAAAAAGTATCTATGACAGAGCTATTTTATGATTTAATTTTTGTAGTGGCTATTTCTAAAATGACACATGTATTACATCATTTGGATAATGGAGTTATAGAACCATTGAGTTACTTTAAATATTTAATTATTGTTATTTCCTGGATAAATGTATGGATGATACAGGCAGTTTTTAACAATCGTTATGGTGATGATGATACAATAGATCAGTTATTTTTGTATTTTGATGTATTTTTACTTGTATATTTATTAAATTCAACCAGTGAGAATTTTAGAGAAGTTTTTTTTAATTATAATTTATTAATTGTTATAATTACATTTAGCCAGATAGCACAATATATAAGACAATTTTTTAAAAGAAAAGAAGAAGCACACACAAGTCTTGTTATGTCATTTGTATATATATTTTTGATAAAAATAATTTTTATCGGTATAGGTATAATTATTCCTTATGAAATAGGCTTACCTTTAGTAGTTATAGGAACTTTATTGTCTTGGCTGCTACCTTTGGCTTTTATCAAACCTATGAAAAAATATCCAGTAAATTTTCCCAATTTAGTTGAGAGAATGACATTGCTTATAATAATTGCCTTTGGTGAGACTATTACAGGCATGATACCCTATTTTAAAACTTCTTCATTGATTACAACTTTTCTTATTTTTAGTTCAGTTGTTTCATTATTTTATTTCTATAAAATGTATTTTGATAACATTATTAATACTGATAATCCTAGTAGTACAGGCACTGGCTTAATATACCTACATTATTTAATTCTTATTGGAATTGAAGGACTTACAGTTACTATTGAATTTATAAATGAACCTAACCTTATTGTCAATAACGTATTTTTAGTTTCATTTTTATATGCTGGTTTATTTGTTTTTTATTCTGGAATACTTTTACATTATCAATATAATAAAGAAACTCATAGATTTAACAAACATTGTATTATACAACATTATATAATTTTATTAATAGGTTTTTTAATTTCTTTGTATTTTAAAGATAATCATTTTTTAATTTT
- a CDS encoding aminoacyl-histidine dipeptidase, with protein sequence MSNKLKNLKPERVFYYFEELSRIPRESGNEQAVSNFLVDTAKKLGLEVYQDKINNVIIKKPATKGYENSTGIILQGHMDMVCEKELDSTHNFETDGLDLIVDGNYLRANKTTLGADNGIAVAMGLAVLEDNTIEHPELELLVTVEEETTMKGALELEENILTGKMLINIDSEEESWVTVGSAGGRTINIQFDEVKEKFDNSNSEFFRLEVKNLFGGHSGSEIHKNRLNANKVMAEVITEIKKNFDIKLCDVKGGSKDNAIPRECYFDIAINKNSSQDFTSKVKSIFEKFKNKYKEQDSNITFEISNLENKFNEIFNDNLFERVLKLLNDLPTGVNTWLKEYPEIVESSDNLAIVKVIDNKITVIISLRSSEPTVLNSLEEKITNIAKKYKVNYEVSGGYPEWRFKPISRLRDIAVKTYQDLFNEKMQVTVIHAGLECGAISMHYPDLDMISIGPNIYDVHTPKEKMEIASVEKYYKYLVELLKNLK encoded by the coding sequence ATGTCAAATAAATTAAAAAATTTAAAACCAGAAAGAGTTTTTTACTATTTTGAGGAATTATCTAGGATTCCAAGAGAATCTGGAAATGAACAAGCTGTAAGTAATTTTTTAGTAGATACTGCTAAAAAATTAGGATTAGAAGTTTATCAAGATAAAATAAATAATGTTATTATTAAAAAACCTGCAACTAAAGGTTATGAAAATTCTACTGGAATTATACTTCAAGGACATATGGACATGGTTTGTGAAAAAGAACTTGATTCAACTCATAATTTTGAAACTGATGGGCTTGATTTAATTGTTGATGGAAATTATTTAAGAGCAAATAAAACAACTCTTGGAGCTGATAATGGAATAGCTGTTGCTATGGGATTGGCTGTCCTTGAAGACAATACTATTGAACACCCAGAACTTGAATTACTTGTTACTGTTGAAGAAGAAACAACAATGAAAGGTGCTTTGGAACTTGAAGAAAATATTTTAACTGGAAAAATGTTAATTAATATTGATTCAGAAGAAGAAAGTTGGGTAACTGTTGGTAGTGCTGGTGGAAGAACTATAAATATTCAATTTGATGAAGTAAAAGAAAAATTTGATAATTCTAATTCTGAATTTTTTAGATTAGAAGTTAAAAATTTATTTGGAGGGCATTCAGGATCTGAAATCCATAAAAATAGACTAAATGCCAACAAAGTTATGGCTGAAGTTATAACAGAAATAAAAAAGAATTTTGATATAAAATTATGTGATGTCAAAGGTGGTTCAAAAGATAATGCAATACCAAGAGAATGTTATTTTGATATAGCTATTAATAAAAATTCTAGTCAAGATTTTACTTCTAAAGTCAAATCTATTTTTGAAAAATTTAAGAATAAATATAAGGAACAAGATTCTAATATTACTTTTGAAATTTCAAATTTAGAAAATAAATTTAATGAAATATTTAATGATAATTTATTTGAAAGGGTTTTAAAACTTTTAAATGATTTACCTACTGGAGTTAATACTTGGTTAAAAGAATATCCTGAAATAGTTGAAAGTTCAGATAATTTAGCTATTGTTAAAGTTATAGATAATAAAATTACTGTTATAATATCTTTAAGAAGTTCTGAACCTACTGTTTTAAATAGCTTAGAAGAAAAAATAACAAATATTGCTAAAAAATATAAAGTTAATTATGAAGTGAGTGGAGGTTATCCTGAATGGAGGTTTAAGCCTATATCTCGTTTAAGAGATATTGCTGTTAAAACTTATCAAGATTTATTTAATGAAAAAATGCAAGTAACTGTTATTCATGCAGGGCTTGAATGTGGTGCAATTTCTATGCACTACCCTGATTTAGATATGATTTCAATAGGACCTAATATTTATGATGTTCATACTCCAAAAGAAAAAATGGAAATAGCTTCTGTTGAAAAATATTATAAATACTTAGTTGAATTACTTAAAAATTTAAAATAA
- a CDS encoding cytidylate kinase-like family protein, whose product MNRIITIGREFGSGGRTIAKMIGEKLGIKVYDNELLIKIAEESGLAHAYVAERSENLTLSDLIGRSLSGFGNYNQVLVEDHLWKMQSEVILGLAEKETCIIVGRCADYILKEKANCLKVFIYASLEERINRIVSVYGESDIAPEKRLKDMDKRRSSFYNYFTDMKWGDPHNYDICLNSGILGFEKCVDIICSLY is encoded by the coding sequence ATGAATAGAATTATTACAATTGGACGTGAATTTGGTAGTGGTGGAAGAACAATAGCTAAGATGATAGGTGAAAAGCTTGGGATTAAAGTATATGATAATGAATTACTTATAAAAATTGCCGAAGAAAGTGGACTTGCTCATGCTTATGTTGCAGAAAGGTCTGAAAATTTAACTTTAAGTGATTTAATTGGAAGAAGTCTTTCTGGATTTGGAAATTATAATCAAGTATTAGTTGAAGATCATCTATGGAAAATGCAAAGTGAAGTTATTTTAGGTTTAGCTGAAAAAGAAACTTGTATTATTGTTGGAAGATGTGCAGATTATATTTTAAAAGAGAAAGCAAATTGTTTAAAAGTATTTATATATGCCAGCTTAGAAGAAAGGATTAATCGTATTGTTTCTGTTTATGGAGAAAGTGACATTGCTCCTGAAAAGCGTTTAAAAGATATGGATAAACGCCGTAGTTCATTTTATAACTATTTTACAGATATGAAATGGGGAGACCCTCATAATTATGATATTTGTTTAAATAGTGGAATACTTGGATTTGAAAAATGTGTTGATATAATTTGCTCTCTATATTAA